In a genomic window of Streptomyces sp. SJL17-4:
- a CDS encoding ATP-binding cassette domain-containing protein — translation MTTTYAVLSEGLQKRYGDVHALRGLDLAVPEGTVCGVLGPNGAGKTTAVRVLTTLVRPDAGSALVAGHDVVRDPAGVRKRIAVTGQYASVDGDLTGAENLRLFARLLRAPRARADELLEQFGLTAAAGRPARTYSGGMRRRLDLAASLLVPPRVLFLDEPTTGLDPHSRNGIWDAVRGLASRGTTVLLTTQYLEEADQLADDIVLIDEGRAAHRGTPAELKALVGSYAEVVVADPSALEAAAAALDRLTGAAPVLDPERRTVGAVTTDSTLTLPRIVREVDAAGVLLVDASLRPPTLDEVFLRLTDRKELVA, via the coding sequence ATGACTACTACGTACGCTGTACTTAGTGAGGGTCTGCAGAAGCGATACGGCGATGTCCACGCCCTCCGCGGCCTCGACCTCGCCGTCCCCGAGGGCACGGTCTGTGGCGTCCTCGGCCCCAACGGCGCCGGCAAGACCACCGCCGTCCGTGTCCTCACGACCCTGGTGAGGCCCGATGCGGGCAGCGCCCTGGTGGCCGGTCACGACGTGGTGCGCGACCCGGCGGGGGTACGGAAGCGGATCGCGGTCACGGGGCAGTACGCCTCCGTCGACGGGGACCTGACCGGCGCCGAGAACCTGCGGCTCTTCGCGCGACTGCTGCGCGCCCCCCGGGCCCGCGCCGACGAGCTCCTGGAACAGTTCGGCCTCACGGCGGCCGCCGGGCGCCCCGCCCGCACCTACTCCGGCGGCATGCGGCGCCGGCTCGATCTGGCCGCGAGTCTGCTCGTACCGCCGCGAGTCCTCTTCCTGGACGAACCGACGACCGGGCTCGACCCGCACAGCCGCAACGGGATCTGGGACGCCGTACGGGGGTTGGCGTCCCGGGGCACCACGGTGCTGCTGACCACGCAGTACCTGGAGGAGGCGGACCAGCTCGCCGACGACATCGTCCTGATCGACGAGGGACGGGCGGCCCACCGCGGCACCCCGGCCGAGCTCAAGGCGCTCGTCGGCAGCTACGCCGAGGTCGTCGTCGCCGACCCCTCGGCTCTCGAAGCGGCCGCGGCCGCCCTCGACCGGCTGACCGGCGCGGCCCCGGTCCTGGACCCCGAGCGCCGCACGGTCGGCGCGGTGACCACGGACAGCACGCTCACCCTCCCCCGGATCGTCCGCGAGGTCGACGCGGCCGGGGTCCTCCTCGTCGACGCCTCGCTGCGTCCGCCCACCCTCGACGAGGTGTTCCTGCGCCTCACCGACCGGAAGGAACTCGTCGCATGA
- a CDS encoding TetR/AcrR family transcriptional regulator has product MTGRAAEPEVIWARPERAGRGPKPAYSRRDIVDAAVRVADTDGIDAVSMRRIAAEIGCGTMSLYNYVPRKEDLYELMVDAVSGEYAFPEPSGDWRADMTGIAHQSRAIMYRHPWLPRVMTTAYGFSPNALRFLEWCLGCLVPLDIPPGLKMQLIAMVNGTVMATVANEQAVAERARGLPWSEEEEQAVRGAYLRGQVASGQYPHLAGLLAEAPAVPADPDAIFAMTIGRLLDSFAPPEGPVTAA; this is encoded by the coding sequence ATGACGGGCCGAGCGGCCGAACCGGAAGTGATCTGGGCGCGCCCCGAGCGCGCGGGCCGAGGCCCGAAACCGGCGTACAGCCGGCGGGACATCGTGGACGCCGCCGTGCGCGTCGCCGACACGGACGGCATCGACGCGGTCTCCATGCGGCGGATCGCCGCCGAGATCGGCTGCGGCACCATGTCGCTCTACAACTACGTCCCCCGCAAGGAGGACCTGTACGAGCTGATGGTCGACGCGGTCAGCGGCGAGTACGCGTTCCCCGAGCCCAGCGGCGACTGGCGCGCCGACATGACCGGGATCGCCCACCAGAGCCGCGCGATCATGTACCGGCACCCCTGGCTGCCCCGGGTGATGACGACCGCCTACGGATTCAGCCCCAACGCCCTGCGCTTCCTGGAGTGGTGCCTCGGCTGTCTCGTCCCGCTCGACATCCCCCCGGGGCTGAAGATGCAGCTGATCGCCATGGTCAACGGCACGGTGATGGCGACCGTCGCCAACGAACAGGCCGTCGCCGAACGGGCCCGCGGACTTCCCTGGTCCGAGGAGGAGGAGCAGGCGGTGCGCGGCGCCTACCTCAGGGGGCAGGTCGCGAGCGGGCAGTACCCGCACCTGGCCGGACTGCTTGCCGAGGCCCCCGCCGTCCCGGCCGACCCGGACGCGATCTTCGCCATGACGATCGGCCGTCTCCTCGACTCGTTCGCGCCGCCGGAGGGTCCCGTCACAGCAGCATGA
- a CDS encoding type ISP restriction/modification enzyme translates to MPWSVAPLRFGRSWIVAPDARTLRSRWDRLVAAEGAEREALFRPSRARTPASAVAALPGRRTGTVRWARESGPCPEPVRIACGPFDEQLLLPDHRLIDTARPELWRVAGEPQLFAVEQGYVPGAAGPALLVTAALPEGRSPGGRPGRIRPLFRRPGGLEPNLAPGLLGFLGERYGHEVDALEWLAWTVATARPSPAGCRVPIPEDPEVWAAGVALGRDLVDLQTRGALTGTKPRLPGGRRPYVRAAVPPRPEAMTYDAAEEALCLDEGRISPVPAEAWEFGVGGARILEQWFAHRTAPAEPGSLDAIGPAAWPQEWTSELLDLVTVLALLGAREPERAAFTPEAAGSTGREHLRAAGVLPPPAGSRRPASVLDHQEEGPEGQFMLL, encoded by the coding sequence ATGCCGTGGTCCGTCGCGCCGCTGCGCTTCGGCCGCTCGTGGATCGTGGCGCCGGACGCGCGGACGCTGCGGTCCCGCTGGGACCGCCTGGTGGCGGCCGAAGGGGCCGAGCGGGAGGCCCTGTTCCGTCCCAGTCGGGCGCGGACCCCGGCGAGCGCGGTCGCCGCGCTGCCGGGCCGGCGGACCGGGACCGTGCGCTGGGCCCGTGAGTCGGGACCGTGCCCGGAGCCCGTACGGATCGCGTGCGGGCCCTTCGACGAGCAGCTGCTGCTGCCCGACCACCGGCTGATCGACACCGCACGGCCGGAGCTCTGGCGGGTCGCCGGGGAACCGCAGCTCTTCGCCGTCGAGCAGGGGTACGTGCCCGGTGCGGCCGGCCCCGCGCTCCTGGTGACGGCCGCGCTGCCCGAAGGCCGCTCCCCCGGCGGCCGGCCGGGCCGGATCCGCCCCCTCTTCCGGCGCCCCGGGGGCCTGGAACCCAACCTCGCCCCCGGTCTCCTCGGCTTCCTCGGCGAGCGGTACGGGCACGAGGTCGACGCCCTGGAGTGGCTCGCGTGGACGGTGGCGACGGCCCGGCCCTCCCCCGCCGGGTGCCGGGTGCCGATCCCCGAGGACCCGGAGGTCTGGGCGGCGGGCGTGGCGCTCGGCCGGGACCTCGTCGACCTCCAGACGCGGGGTGCGCTGACCGGGACGAAACCGCGGCTGCCGGGCGGGCGCCGCCCGTACGTGCGGGCGGCGGTGCCGCCCCGCCCCGAGGCGATGACGTACGACGCCGCCGAGGAGGCCCTCTGTCTCGACGAGGGCCGCATCTCCCCCGTACCGGCGGAGGCCTGGGAGTTCGGCGTCGGCGGGGCGCGGATCCTCGAGCAGTGGTTCGCGCACCGGACCGCCCCGGCGGAGCCCGGGTCGCTCGACGCGATCGGACCGGCCGCCTGGCCGCAGGAGTGGACCTCGGAGCTGCTCGACCTGGTCACGGTGCTCGCGCTGCTCGGCGCGCGGGAGCCGGAGCGGGCGGCCTTCACGCCGGAGGCGGCAGGGTCCACGGGCCGGGAGCACCTGCGGGCGGCGGGCGTCCTGCCGCCGCCGGCCGGGTCCCGCCGTCCCGCCTCGGTGCTCGACCATCAGGAGGAGGGCCCGGAGGGCCAGTTCATGCTGCTGTGA
- a CDS encoding GntR family transcriptional regulator — translation MTAFAPDSLVLNRKLPLWYQVSQSLRASILGRTPDASLRLPTEEQLAAHYGVSVLTMRQALKELEEEGLISRHRRRGTFIEPGARRSTPRRLLGSIDAIVAQQSGERTTVLGHGTEAVPGELAEHFPDLTEIVAYRRLRRDGESGEPTNWAENAVRPELAAAIDPADLERWPMTKVLRDVVGVRISRITDTVEARLADPETASLLEVPLLSPILHYTGVTYDEEGRVVDVARIRYRGDRFSFTVTVEAQ, via the coding sequence GTGACCGCCTTCGCTCCCGACTCGCTGGTCCTGAACCGCAAGCTGCCGCTCTGGTATCAGGTCTCGCAGTCGCTGCGCGCCTCGATACTGGGCCGCACGCCCGACGCCTCGCTGCGGCTGCCCACCGAGGAGCAGCTCGCGGCGCACTACGGCGTCAGCGTGCTCACGATGCGCCAGGCCCTCAAAGAACTCGAGGAGGAGGGCCTGATCAGCCGGCACCGGCGGCGCGGGACCTTCATCGAGCCGGGCGCCCGGCGCTCCACCCCGCGCCGGCTGCTCGGCTCGATCGACGCGATCGTGGCCCAGCAGTCGGGCGAGCGGACGACGGTCCTCGGGCACGGCACCGAGGCGGTGCCGGGCGAGCTCGCCGAGCACTTCCCCGACCTGACGGAGATCGTGGCGTACCGGCGGCTGCGCCGCGACGGGGAGAGCGGCGAGCCGACCAACTGGGCGGAGAACGCGGTGCGTCCCGAGCTCGCCGCCGCGATCGACCCGGCCGATCTGGAGCGCTGGCCGATGACGAAGGTGCTGCGGGACGTCGTCGGGGTGCGGATCAGCCGCATCACGGACACGGTCGAGGCCCGTCTCGCCGACCCGGAGACGGCGTCTCTCCTGGAGGTCCCGCTCCTGTCGCCGATCCTCCACTACACCGGCGTGACCTACGACGAGGAGGGACGGGTCGTCGATGTGGCGCGCATCCGCTACCGCGGCGACCGCTTCTCCTTCACGGTCACGGTCGAAGCGCAGTAG
- the hmgA gene encoding homogentisate 1,2-dioxygenase has translation MTTEHAEKRDRAEQRAQAEKREQARKTAEALGYSTGFGNEHSSEAIPGALPHGRNSPQRAPLGLYAEQLSGSAFTEPRAHNRRSWLYRIRPSAAHPPFTRIDNGDVRSAPFDETVPDPNRLRWDPLPDPAPGTDWLAGLWTLGGNGDATQRAGMAVHLYHANASMERVFGNADGELLIVPERGGLLLRTELGLLAVHPGEMALVPRGVRFRVDLLEETARGYVCENYGAPFHLPDLGPIGANGLANARDFRAPVAAYEDVEGPVEVVNKYCGNLWSATYGHSPLDVVAWHGNHTPYVYDLHRFNVIGTISYDHPDPSIFTVLTSPSDTPGLASVDFVVFAPRWLVGEDTFRPPYFHRNVMSEYMGLIEGAYDAKTAGKGGFVPGGGSLHNMMSAHGPDRETFDRASAAELKPQKIDDGLAFMFETRWPVTATPQAAGADHLQQGYDDVWQGLERHFRP, from the coding sequence ATGACCACGGAGCACGCCGAGAAGCGCGATCGGGCAGAGCAGCGCGCGCAGGCCGAGAAGCGCGAACAGGCCAGGAAGACGGCCGAGGCGCTCGGCTACAGCACCGGTTTCGGCAACGAGCACAGCTCGGAGGCGATCCCCGGCGCGCTGCCGCACGGCCGTAACTCACCGCAGCGGGCACCCCTCGGTCTCTACGCCGAGCAGCTCAGCGGCAGTGCGTTCACCGAGCCGCGGGCGCACAACCGCCGCTCCTGGCTCTACCGGATCCGTCCCTCGGCGGCGCACCCGCCGTTCACCCGGATCGACAACGGCGACGTCCGCTCCGCGCCCTTCGACGAGACCGTGCCCGACCCCAACCGGCTGCGCTGGGACCCGCTGCCCGACCCGGCCCCCGGCACCGACTGGCTGGCCGGTCTGTGGACCCTCGGCGGCAACGGCGACGCGACCCAGCGGGCCGGCATGGCCGTGCACCTGTACCACGCGAACGCCTCCATGGAGCGGGTCTTCGGCAACGCGGACGGCGAGCTGCTGATCGTCCCGGAGCGCGGCGGCCTCCTCCTCCGCACCGAGCTGGGCCTGCTCGCCGTCCACCCCGGCGAGATGGCGCTGGTCCCCCGCGGGGTCCGCTTCCGCGTGGACCTTCTGGAGGAGACCGCCCGCGGCTACGTCTGCGAGAACTACGGGGCCCCGTTCCACCTCCCCGACCTCGGCCCGATCGGCGCCAACGGCCTGGCCAACGCCCGTGACTTCCGGGCCCCGGTCGCCGCCTACGAGGACGTCGAGGGTCCGGTCGAGGTGGTCAACAAGTACTGCGGCAACCTCTGGTCGGCGACGTACGGCCACTCCCCGCTCGATGTCGTCGCCTGGCACGGCAACCACACTCCGTACGTCTACGACCTGCACCGTTTCAATGTCATCGGGACGATCTCGTACGACCACCCCGACCCGTCGATCTTCACTGTCCTCACCTCGCCCTCCGACACCCCGGGGCTCGCGAGCGTGGACTTCGTGGTCTTCGCCCCGCGCTGGCTGGTCGGCGAGGACACCTTCCGGCCGCCGTACTTCCACCGCAACGTGATGAGCGAGTACATGGGCCTCATCGAGGGCGCGTACGACGCGAAGACCGCAGGAAAGGGAGGGTTCGTGCCCGGCGGCGGCTCGCTGCACAACATGATGTCCGCGCACGGCCCCGACCGGGAGACCTTCGACCGGGCGAGCGCCGCCGAGCTGAAGCCGCAGAAGATCGACGACGGTCTTGCCTTCATGTTCGAGACCCGCTGGCCGGTGACCGCGACCCCGCAGGCCGCGGGCGCCGACCACCTGCAGCAGGGCTACGACGACGTATGGCAGGGTCTTGAGCGCCACTTTCGGCCGTAG
- a CDS encoding right-handed parallel beta-helix repeat-containing protein, with translation MSWTRRFVLALSVVFVALATALLTAPGAQAHEERPVTFPDGSGTVPKLRTGEPDLLVCKTDRAAFERRISGFPASLKARNLTLYERCVRDGYRHLQQAVDAVDRPGLTIAILPGLYEEEPSLPPPTGACATLKAPQSSLGYQVLSYEQQRQCPHNQNLVAILGKKNLQIEGTGASRLDVVIDAKYRKLNALRADGTDGVYFRNFTAQRTTFNSLYVLAADGFVIDDVLTRWNDEYGFLTFASDHGLYKNCESYGNGDSGIYPGSASDINDGRGYDVPRYSIEITGCRSHHNMVGYSGTAGDSVWVHDNEFDHNMGGASMDSAFPGHPGLPQNHARFERNLIHDNNQNYYPYVADGTCAKPPVERGYEQGVVCPQISMPPGTGIITAGGNWNLYEGNWVYGHQRAAFYLNAVPAFIRGESAWGKQTDTSHHNRYAGNHLGVDKSGTARPNRTDVWWDGQGSGNCWQSDTGAASPGALPGCGTRRGDVSGDTDRLIGEPVKLAQLLVCADYNVQARRLPAGCDWYGARGLQRVETQLALGTSLVLALTGFALWWRRLRGNRLAGAATLIGLAGLALDVAGSTLALTPTVVPALALLFTGVWWTLLGLALRTSRPVLARTTVVLGALTLLDAFDKAILMVPGIPLSPAWLRLLLGVIWVLWAVVAAGARAPSPTGAPPTPAPAPEADPGAAPGAAEAPGAAEAPGTAEAPGTAEAPRAAEAPGVGAAPGTGAAPGPGAAPVDTRPHGEATA, from the coding sequence ATGTCCTGGACCCGAAGGTTCGTCCTCGCGCTCTCGGTCGTGTTCGTGGCCCTCGCCACGGCCCTGCTCACCGCCCCCGGGGCCCAGGCCCACGAGGAGCGGCCCGTCACCTTCCCCGACGGCTCCGGCACCGTGCCGAAGCTCCGCACCGGAGAACCCGACCTCCTCGTCTGCAAGACGGACCGGGCCGCGTTCGAACGCCGGATCTCCGGCTTCCCGGCCTCCCTCAAGGCCCGGAACCTCACCCTCTACGAGCGCTGCGTCCGCGATGGCTACCGCCACCTCCAGCAGGCCGTCGACGCCGTCGACCGGCCCGGCCTCACCATCGCGATCCTCCCCGGCCTGTACGAGGAAGAGCCCTCGCTGCCGCCGCCCACCGGCGCCTGCGCCACGCTCAAGGCGCCCCAGTCCTCGCTCGGCTACCAGGTCCTCAGCTACGAGCAGCAACGGCAGTGCCCGCACAACCAGAACCTCGTCGCCATCCTCGGCAAGAAGAACCTCCAGATCGAGGGCACCGGAGCCTCCCGCCTCGACGTCGTCATCGACGCCAAGTACCGGAAACTCAACGCGCTGAGGGCCGACGGCACCGACGGCGTCTACTTCCGCAACTTCACCGCCCAGCGCACCACGTTCAACTCGCTGTACGTGCTCGCCGCCGACGGCTTCGTCATCGACGACGTCCTCACCCGCTGGAACGACGAGTACGGCTTCCTCACCTTCGCCTCCGACCACGGCCTCTACAAGAACTGCGAGTCCTACGGCAACGGCGACTCCGGCATCTACCCCGGCTCGGCCTCCGACATCAACGACGGCCGCGGCTACGACGTCCCCCGCTACTCCATCGAGATCACCGGCTGCCGCAGCCACCACAACATGGTCGGCTACTCCGGCACCGCCGGAGACTCCGTCTGGGTCCACGACAACGAGTTCGACCACAACATGGGCGGCGCCTCCATGGACTCCGCCTTCCCCGGCCACCCCGGACTGCCCCAGAACCACGCCCGCTTCGAACGCAACCTGATCCACGACAACAACCAGAACTACTATCCGTACGTCGCCGACGGCACCTGCGCCAAGCCGCCCGTCGAGCGCGGCTACGAACAGGGCGTCGTCTGCCCCCAGATCTCCATGCCCCCCGGCACCGGCATCATCACCGCAGGCGGCAACTGGAACCTCTACGAGGGCAACTGGGTCTACGGCCACCAGCGCGCCGCCTTCTACCTCAACGCCGTCCCCGCCTTCATCCGCGGCGAATCCGCCTGGGGCAAGCAGACCGACACCTCCCACCACAACCGTTACGCGGGCAACCACCTCGGCGTCGACAAGTCAGGCACCGCCCGCCCCAACCGCACCGACGTGTGGTGGGACGGCCAGGGCAGCGGCAACTGCTGGCAGTCCGACACCGGCGCCGCCAGCCCGGGCGCCCTGCCCGGCTGCGGGACACGCCGCGGCGACGTCTCCGGCGACACCGACCGGCTCATCGGCGAACCCGTCAAACTCGCCCAACTCCTCGTCTGCGCCGACTACAACGTCCAGGCGCGCCGCCTCCCGGCAGGCTGCGACTGGTACGGCGCCCGCGGCCTCCAGCGCGTCGAGACCCAACTCGCCCTCGGCACCTCCCTCGTCCTCGCCCTGACCGGCTTCGCCCTCTGGTGGCGCCGCCTGCGCGGCAACCGCCTCGCGGGCGCCGCCACCCTCATCGGCCTCGCGGGCCTCGCCCTCGACGTCGCCGGCTCCACCCTCGCGCTCACCCCGACCGTCGTCCCCGCCCTCGCCCTGCTCTTCACCGGCGTCTGGTGGACCCTCCTCGGCCTCGCCCTGCGCACCTCCCGCCCCGTCCTCGCCCGGACCACCGTGGTCCTCGGCGCCCTCACCCTCCTCGACGCCTTCGACAAGGCGATCCTGATGGTCCCCGGCATCCCCCTGAGCCCCGCCTGGCTCCGCCTCCTGCTGGGCGTGATCTGGGTCCTGTGGGCGGTCGTAGCCGCAGGAGCCCGCGCCCCGTCCCCGACGGGCGCGCCCCCGACCCCCGCCCCCGCCCCCGAGGCGGACCCCGGCGCGGCCCCTGGGGCGGCCGAGGCCCCTGGGGCGGCCGAGGCCCCTGGGACGGCCGAGGCCCCTGGGACGGCCGAGGCCCCCAGGGCGGCCGAGGCCCCCGGAGTGGGCGCGGCCCCTGGGACGGGTGCGGCCCCCGGCCCCGGCGCCGCCCCGGTCGATACCCGGCCGCACGGCGAGGCCACGGCGTGA
- a CDS encoding TetR/AcrR family transcriptional regulator, with protein sequence MVPVPQTSPQTPPVLRRAPVQQRSAERLARILDACAGLLDETGYEQLSTRAVAARAGVPIGSVYRFFGNKRAMVAALAHRNLDEYARRVSARLAEAPRLDAHGAIDGVLDEFIAMKRTVPGFALVDFGLPAPAPGESGAGGDDDGDRDADADGEDVVGSALDDPNRLVAERLCDLLATHLDRPADDDLRRKVLVGVETADALVRLAFRTDPAGDPALIDETRHLLHAYLAPLLA encoded by the coding sequence ATGGTCCCCGTGCCCCAGACCAGCCCCCAGACCCCGCCGGTACTCCGCCGGGCCCCGGTGCAGCAGCGCAGCGCCGAGCGGCTCGCCCGGATCCTCGACGCCTGTGCCGGACTCCTCGACGAGACCGGCTACGAGCAACTGAGCACCCGCGCCGTCGCCGCTCGCGCCGGAGTCCCCATCGGTTCCGTCTACCGCTTCTTCGGCAACAAGCGGGCGATGGTCGCCGCCCTCGCGCACCGGAACCTCGACGAGTACGCCCGGCGGGTCTCCGCCCGGCTCGCCGAGGCGCCGCGGCTCGACGCCCACGGGGCCATCGACGGCGTCCTGGACGAGTTCATCGCGATGAAGCGGACCGTCCCCGGGTTCGCCCTCGTCGACTTCGGCCTGCCCGCGCCCGCCCCGGGCGAGAGCGGGGCCGGCGGCGACGATGACGGTGACCGCGACGCCGACGCCGACGGCGAGGATGTCGTCGGGAGTGCCCTCGACGACCCCAACCGCCTGGTCGCCGAGCGGCTCTGCGATCTCCTCGCCACCCATCTGGACCGACCCGCCGACGACGACCTGCGGCGAAAGGTCCTGGTCGGCGTCGAGACCGCCGACGCCCTCGTCCGGCTCGCCTTCCGTACGGACCCCGCCGGCGATCCGGCCCTCATCGACGAGACCCGCCATCTGCTTCACGCCTATCTGGCGCCCTTGCTCGCGTAA
- a CDS encoding molybdopterin oxidoreductase family protein, translating to MSTALRTCPLCEATCGLTLTIDGSRVTGARGNREDVFSQGFICPKGAALPEIDADPDRLRTPLVRKDGRLQEATWEEAFDTIASRIRPLIEEYGPDAVGIVLGNPNVHTIAGALYPPLLIGALRTRNLFTASTIDQMPKHVSSGLLFGDPFAIPVPDLDRTDHLLILGANPLDSNGSLCTAPDFPGRLKALRRRGGTLTVVDPRRTRTARLADRHVAIRPGADAFLLAALVHTLFEEGLTDLGPLAAHVEGVEEVRAAVREFSPEAVADACDVDADTIRTLARELAAAPTAAVYGRMGSSTVAYGTLANWLVDVLNILTGNLDRPGGALFPLSATAPAPRPAGPGKGFALGRRHSRVSHHPEVKGELPMVALAEEIETPGEGRIRALITVASNPVLSAPDGDRLDAALGSLDLMVAIDPYLNETTRHADVLLPPPPPSRSAHFDFAFNALAVRDQARYTPAAVPLEADRMDECEIHARLILAVSGMHGAPPSAVDQLAIDTTLAKAVTQEHSPAYGADPEEFAAGLTGDTGPERRLDMMLRLGPYGLTLDELRAHPHGIDLGPLKPRVPQVLRTRSGRIELFAAPIAADLPRLRAALDAVPDSGTVQLVGRRHLRSNNSWLHNTPALGGGTNRCTLQVHPDDAARLRLADGGLARIKGEGGELEVPVEVTDGVRPGVVSLPHGWGHDRPGTRLAVASARPGVNVNQLLDGSRIDPLSGTAVLNGFPVQVSPLP from the coding sequence ATGTCCACCGCCCTGCGCACCTGCCCCCTCTGCGAAGCGACCTGCGGACTGACTCTGACGATCGACGGGTCCCGGGTCACCGGGGCGCGAGGCAACCGCGAGGACGTCTTCAGCCAGGGGTTCATCTGCCCCAAGGGTGCCGCGCTCCCCGAGATCGACGCCGACCCCGACCGGCTCCGCACCCCGCTGGTCAGGAAGGACGGACGGCTCCAGGAGGCGACCTGGGAGGAGGCGTTCGACACGATCGCGTCGAGAATCCGTCCGCTGATCGAGGAGTACGGGCCGGATGCCGTGGGTATCGTCCTGGGCAACCCCAATGTGCACACCATCGCCGGCGCCCTCTACCCGCCCCTGCTGATCGGCGCGTTGCGCACGCGGAACCTCTTCACGGCATCGACGATCGACCAGATGCCCAAGCACGTCTCCAGCGGCCTGCTGTTCGGAGACCCCTTCGCGATCCCCGTTCCGGACCTGGACCGCACCGATCACCTGCTGATCCTCGGAGCCAACCCGCTGGACTCCAACGGAAGCCTGTGCACCGCCCCCGACTTCCCCGGCAGGCTCAAGGCACTGCGCCGGCGTGGCGGCACCCTCACCGTCGTCGACCCCCGGCGCACCCGCACCGCACGTCTCGCCGACCGGCACGTCGCGATCCGCCCCGGCGCCGACGCGTTCCTCCTCGCCGCGCTCGTCCACACCCTCTTCGAGGAGGGGCTCACCGACCTCGGCCCGCTCGCCGCCCATGTGGAGGGGGTCGAGGAGGTACGGGCGGCGGTGCGGGAGTTCAGCCCCGAGGCGGTCGCCGACGCCTGCGACGTGGACGCGGACACCATCCGCACCCTCGCCCGGGAGCTCGCCGCCGCACCCACCGCCGCCGTCTACGGGCGGATGGGCAGCTCCACCGTGGCGTACGGCACCCTCGCCAACTGGCTCGTCGACGTCCTCAACATCCTCACCGGCAACCTCGACCGGCCCGGCGGCGCCCTCTTCCCCCTCTCCGCCACCGCGCCCGCCCCCCGCCCCGCGGGACCCGGCAAGGGCTTCGCCCTCGGCCGCCGGCACAGCCGGGTCTCGCACCACCCCGAGGTCAAGGGGGAGTTGCCGATGGTCGCGCTCGCCGAGGAGATCGAGACCCCGGGGGAGGGCCGCATCCGGGCACTGATCACTGTCGCCTCCAACCCCGTCCTGTCCGCGCCCGACGGAGACCGCCTGGACGCGGCACTCGGCTCCCTCGACCTCATGGTCGCCATCGACCCGTACCTCAACGAGACCACCCGCCACGCCGACGTCCTGCTGCCCCCGCCCCCGCCCTCGCGGAGCGCCCACTTCGACTTCGCCTTCAACGCCCTCGCCGTCCGCGACCAGGCCCGCTACACCCCGGCCGCCGTCCCCCTCGAAGCGGACCGGATGGACGAGTGCGAGATCCACGCCCGGCTGATCCTCGCCGTCTCCGGGATGCACGGGGCTCCGCCGTCCGCCGTCGACCAGCTCGCGATCGACACCACCCTCGCCAAGGCGGTGACCCAGGAGCACTCACCGGCGTACGGGGCGGACCCCGAGGAGTTCGCGGCGGGGCTCACCGGGGACACCGGGCCCGAGCGCAGGCTCGACATGATGCTGCGCCTCGGCCCGTACGGGCTCACCCTCGACGAGCTGCGGGCCCACCCGCACGGCATCGACCTCGGCCCGCTCAAGCCGCGCGTCCCGCAGGTCCTCAGGACGCGCAGCGGACGGATCGAACTGTTCGCCGCGCCGATCGCCGCCGACCTGCCCAGGCTGCGCGCCGCGCTCGACGCCGTACCCGACTCCGGCACCGTCCAGCTCGTCGGGCGCCGCCATCTGCGCTCGAACAACAGCTGGCTGCACAACACCCCCGCGCTCGGCGGCGGCACGAACCGGTGCACCCTCCAGGTGCACCCCGACGACGCGGCCCGGCTGCGGCTCGCCGACGGCGGACTCGCGCGGATCAAGGGCGAGGGCGGCGAGCTGGAGGTGCCGGTCGAGGTGACCGACGGGGTGCGTCCGGGGGTCGTGAGCCTGCCGCACGGCTGGGGTCACGACCGGCCGGGTACCCGGTTGGCCGTGGCGTCCGCGCGCCCCGGAGTCAACGTCAACCAGCTCCTCGACGGCTCCCGGATCGACCCCTTGTCGGGCACGGCGGTACTGAACGGTTTCCCGGTCCAGGTCTCGCCCCTGCCGTGA